In the genome of Arachis hypogaea cultivar Tifrunner chromosome 9, arahy.Tifrunner.gnm2.J5K5, whole genome shotgun sequence, the window TCTTGgtgtttctcttcttcttcttctcttcagcaATGTGTGGGTGTGTTTGAGTATGTTATGAGTGattgggttcattaatgaacccttatatatgttgggcttgggcccaacttgagtCTGGTCCAACCCATTAGCATTTTTAGTCCGTTTGGCTAAACTTCAGgctaaacctttaaaattaacgcccgattttccatttctaatgtttttctaaggtttttgactgtttccACTTTTTCTTGTGCGGCACCGGGTAGACTTGAACTGGTTTAACTGATTCAATTTCCGGTTCAtgatttttcatgattttttgcagaaaacatattttttaactcagaaagacctactgagtccaaaaataatgtttaaaacctcaaattctcactctaactttttggAATCAAATTAGGGCAATACAATCACTTAATTAAATAGTTAATTAAGCTCGGTTCTTACATgagcaatttaaaaaatatgagagaaaagaaattgagaaagagaGTGAGTGTTTGAGGGAAAAAGAAACTGAGAACAATAAATACACTTGTGAGAGAGATCTAGATGTGAGCAAGTGTGATTATTGCTCTCAGTTTCTTTTTCACTCAAACACTCACTCTCTTTCTCAGTTTCTTTTCTCTCATGGTTTTCAAATTGCTCACATCCCAAGGACACAGTTGAGGAATTGTGCACTGTTGAATCTTCTAATGATACATCTCCAACTACAGCATATTCAACAAAAACTTGCATCTCTGGctttgaagaagaatgaaagatagGCGTTGAAGAAATCCTCTTCTTATGCCGATCTTTCATTGCTGCACCTGCTCCATGTCAATGGCCAATTTGACCAAATCGTCCATGGTCACGTAACGATAACGTTGGACTTTATTTGCAAGTTCTTCATGTAATCCAAACAAAAATCGGTCCATAAGAACCTCAGGGCTCCTTTTAATATTAGCCATGTCCATCAAATATAGAAACTCCTTGTGGTATTCCATTACTAATTGTAAACCTTGTTGTAACTtacaaaattttccaaaaaattcattgtggTATAGTAATGGTACAACTCGATTCCTCATGTGGTATGATGATGGCACAAACTGGCTCCTCATGATTTTTTTCATCTTCTCCCAGCTGCAAATTGGGCTCTTTCCGTACCATCTTCTAGATCTTCCTAATTCAGTCCACCATATACAGGCAGCATCGAAAAAATTGGCTTGTACCACTTGAACCTTCTTTTCCTCTGAAAGGATGCAATTTGCAAAATCAATTCTTCCTTCCTTTTCCATTTGAAATATGCTTCAGGATCATTCCTCCCTTTGAATGTAGAGATTTGCAACTGAGAACCCTTTTTCGCATATGAGCTTTCTTCATCATCACTATCGTAATACGTAATCTTTTTTTTgcaactttttttgttttttggtcttTTTTTGGGGACTCTAAggtgaatttgcagaaattaaagagaaaaaaacaaagatattaaacaagacccatggaacgtgtagataaataagaatttacctacgACCTATAACTAATACCAGATGATGAGGATTTAATTAGGGATTTGGGGTTATACCACAATAGATAAGGATTATTCAATAAAGAGCATACCCAAAAACACAGCGAAAACATAAAAGATATATAAagattttcctactagacctttaagaaacctgttcttagcaacctaggtcaacGGAAGAATTTTTCCtattagaccttcaaagaacATGTCCTTGAAAACCTtgatcagagggatgaaaattgaatcactcaatcttctccatgcaacaagtcggaaaaaatcactcacctcacttaatcacacaataaaaacgtgcataaagtactaagaaaattttattcatcaaaagtatgtaaattgtctcaccaaaggtgtttaaataggcccctaacaaactaactaaaagataagataagataacttaatttaaatatcctaaagataagataactaatttaaatcagatttgatcttattgaattatatcagatttgatttaaattttaaaatcctaaagatatgataactaatttaaatcagatttgatcttattagattagatcagatttgatttaaatttaaaatccctaaaaatactgCTAAGCAAATTAGAAGTAAttcaaatcttccaacaaactctaacagcaaaataaattaaaaataaattactagaaattcaaaaattaataaaaattatgcctcccattgaatttgaaaagttTTATTAGGCTTTTTGTTGTCTTGCCTCAACCCAATGGCCCTTATGAATTGTTGCCCTTTCAGCACCACTGTTTTTGagacggactcttggtcttcttgatgtccaagaTTAGCATGGCACAATTCTTCTAGAattcagatccttgaatatgacaagattatcaTTCCGTCCCTTATCTCTATGATGACGAAAATGTCCTCTTGACCACGTATCATTCCCCTTCCTCTTCCCCTTCTCCTTCTCTATCCCCATCTCCATCCCCTtttcccttccccttccccttccccatcCCCTTCTCCTTCACCTTAGCGTAGAACCACCCCCTCTCAATTTCCAATCTGTTccatccccatccccatccccgTCCCCATCCCCaaccttccccttccccttccctttccccttccccttccccttttccATCCCCATCCCCAACCCCTTTTCCTTTCCCTTTCCATTCCCCATCTCCAACCCCTTCTCCTTCCCCTTCCTCTTCTGCTTTTCCAACCTTCCCATTTTCCCTTCCCTTCTGCTTCCCCCAACCTTCCCCTTTCCTTTTTACATATATGTTCTGGTTCTTGTTGTTGTCGCCGCTAGATGAGAAGGTGAAgatggaagaggaggaggagtcaGAAGTGGGTGCATGATTGTTGGTGCTGCACGGCAGAGGTTGAGCGACAGACAATGTGAGAGCGATGATGAGAGTGGGAAGAGTAGTATTCGGGATTTTATTGATTTCAGagattttgttattaaatttgtCATTTCATTTTGGTTTTCAGTGGTGGTCGTTGATAGTAAGAAATTTTGAAAGGGTTTTCTTGTCTGAGACAGACGAGTTAGATGCTTTGGAATGAAGCTAGTTGCATGACCCGTTTAAttaaaagaggaagagaaaggagAAGGGGATAGGAATGGAGAtggggaaggagaaggagaagtggAAGGAGAAGGTTGGGATAGGATAGATTGGGAATTGGGAGAGGGTGGTTCTATGCTACacttcactttttttcttttttctttttttttttggttcgaATTGGAGGGGTCTACGCTAcgccttttttattattattttttgttcaaaaCGACATCGTTTTAAGGTTCTGATGAATGAAAAATGTCTCAGGGACTACTATGAATTTCGGAGTGCAATTTCGAAGACAAATTTGAGAAATTATTAATTTCAGGGATCACTTTAAAACTCGAGTGCAAGTTCAGAGACTATTTTGAGACTTAACTCCAATTCACATGGGAAGCGACCTTAATTACATCCTTCcgaaaacaaaacatacaaattaCAATAATAACTTCAGAGACCCTATCAGAAGCACCCACAAACTAAAGGTGGTTTCATAAAGTGAGATTTGCGGTTACCTCACATCACAATTACTACAATAATTTTGACGTAAAAGTATTAATTGAAGAGTGAATACTCAATTCGATCCTTAACAATTACTTCGAACGGACAAtgagatttttaataaaaaaatatttttttatttctgatctttatttttatgagTTTGATTAGTCCCTATACCAAAGaaacattgactttttttttacACAAAGACTAATCAGtctcataaaaataaagatcaaagaccaaaaagaatatttttttttttgttaagaatCTCGTTGTCTTTAGAAATAATTATTAGAGACCATTTAAAATTTTTCTCTTAATTGAAATATACTTTAATGATCCGAtacatatttatatttcaattatcattttataaaaattattttaactattttcatataaataattatttaaaaaaataaaaatttacgtataattatttttatataaaattattaaataaaattttttaaataattaaatatatttaattaaattattatctaataaatttttaaCAATCAAATtcagatgagaaaaaaaaatttacgtgAGCTTTTAGCAATAATAAattcttactttttattttattccaaaGTCCAAACCCAGGTAAAatccaaaatcttttttttttaatttgtttggttACTCTCAAGCACCTCATCCATGACTTTGGCAAAAGCCTTCAAAGCCTGAGTAGGCAAACAAGTCAGAACCAATAtaccttcttctcccttctcatTCTGGCtaggaacatgaaaattcaccGCAGGAAATGCACCAGCACCAGGTTTCGCTAACCCTCCGTACAAAGCCTTACCCCACCCAAAATCCACGCCTCTGAACCCAGCATAAGTAGTATCCAACACAATGCAAGACCTTACTGTAGTAAACAAAGGCCTCCCATTTGTAACCATAAAATCCGCCACAGAATGTATATACTCTTCGTCAACCTTCTCAATTGCCTCTTTTATAAGCCCCACGGGGTATCCAAGCGTGCCCTCGGTCAGCTTCCCGGCGGTTGTAACTGCTGCCGGGAGCACCAAGCAGTTACCGTAGTAACTGTTTGGAATGGGAGGGTTAAACTTCGCACGCCCATCGGTTATGCACATCATTCTAACGTCGTCGTTTGGGTTGAAACGCAATGCTTTGGTTCGGCATTGCCATACGAATGCGGTGAGTATTTGGAAGGTGGTTGCACTGGAGAGGCTTTCCGGGAGGAGGGATCGGAGGGTTGATACCTCGGAATCTCCGAAGAAGAAGGAATGTTGCTGGAGATCGGTGGGGAGGGTAGTTACGTTTGGGTCTGTGAGCTGGTCGTATTCCGGGTGGGGGCACGTGACGCGAGGGGGGTCACGTGCGGTTAGGAGTTCCCTGCGCCAAATTGGGGTGAAGGGAGGGTCTTGTGCGCCGTGGCTGAAGGCGGAGAGGGTGTACATGAACGTTACGATGCCGACGCCGTCGATCATGGCATGGTTGAAGCGGAGGCCGAAGATGAAACCGCCGCACTTCAGACGAGTCACCTGTATCAATTTCATCATAATAATACTCATTTGATTTATCTTCTTAGATTTGAACTTAATTTTGAGACACTTGAAAGGAAAAGACTATGCATGCAAAGCcgaatactaaaaataaatacaaattaaaaagataaacaaataaattttattaatcacaatttattttttttttatgattatacaatttttattaatatttttttttaataaacacttatagtatataataataggtaaagactCACATGTAATTGTCTTCATATAAAGTTAATAGTTGAAAAAGTTTAGATAATatttagtcaaatttatcaaattagctaacggttcttaaatatcaacttcacatgaaaactcatataataatataataatacaataaatataaactaattaataaaatattaaaatttaaaaatgataattatttttataaaaacaaaataaaaatttttacacactactatttatatataaacataatattatttaatttatttttaatatatattttatattttaatatatattttatattaataaataattttagtatacactcagtataattgtttaaaataatataattctaatttttctttttataaattagaattcgaatttttattttaataaaatttttatgctTTTAAAAGTGCATCTTCTAGAACATATTCCTTCACTATATAATCTTCTGATTGGTTGtgtattttaatacaaaaaaaagagaataactaACTTTGTATCTAGAAGGATGATCATCCAAGAGTCCGTCCAATATTATATTGTGTTTCATGGAAGAGtcctaatttaaaataattttttatttattagaattaaattataaatttttctctaaacagatttttttttttcacaaaagatAGCTAATTTCAGTAAATGGAAAAAAAGTTTTATTTCACAAATTTATAACCATTTATATTGGACTagtattagaaaaagaaaaaatagaaatcataataatttattgaaGTTTGTCCATTTACTTACAagacccaaacataaaaaatatcttttaggtAACGTAATTACAAATCTACCCTAtattacaagaacacaaaaaacaaaatttaaagactcaaagaattCAAGAACATGaaaagaacatcaaacttaaaatttttagaaaatccaaaaaaaattttcgaaaatcaaaagaaattcaCACCAGCTTAATGGACGTTAGAATTGAACCGATGTAAGATTATTGGGTCATTGGATCACTGGGTCATTGGTTCAATAAGTGAGTCACTGGTCGAACCGaaacaattatataaaatttaattatttttttattataagtacttttataatatttttataaaaataattatcattttcaaattttaatactttattaattagtttatatttattgtattattatattattataggtgAAAACTCACATACAGttgttttcatgtgaagttgatatataagaaccgttagatgatttgataagtttgactaaatatcatctaaaatttttcaactattaacttcatAGGAAGACAATTGCATGTGagtctttacctattattatatactacaagtatttattaaaaaaataatattaatagatatcatataattataaaaagaaaaaataaattgtgattaataaaatttttttgtttatctttttaatttgtatatatttaataaaatttatagttgaataaagtataattaattttaaagtgagtgactttaaaattaaaataaattgaatataagtaaaataaaatattgttatatatattataatttgtatatacaatagtaaaaagcatCTTAGTCTAGTGGTATAATTATCTTTCTTGTATCATTTGGGATAAGGGTTCGAATCTCTTAGGAAGTATATGGAGTACGGTAAATTTGTAGAGAATTGAAGCGTTGTAGATTCACTTTCAAtccattacatatatatatatattatgtgtaATTTCTAGTATATATCCATACTTATAGTAACTATGGttgatatataaatattattaaaattaacgaCATGTGTTTTTGGCAATCTCTTTTAAAAGCGttgctaaataataaaaaaactattttaattttaataatatatatatatatatatatatagcttaatTAGTTTCGtcaagataatatatatataactgcGTTTATTGATACAAAACACACGTTTTTGTAAACTTTTTAGTGTGACTAAAGCACAACTTCACAAATCACAACACGTTTCTTTTTTAATTCTGTTAGACAACATTCCAAGAAGAAAGGGACCATTAGTTGTTGTCCCGTGTCTCGTTTGAGCACATATTTTTGTGGATATAAAAACGTCGTACAAATTAAAGGCATGCAACAGGGATTATTATACGAAGAGTTTTGTTAGATAAATaacaatttttgtaaaaatagattttaaaattgatttaataaaataaaaaaatattttatttttatattattttttaaattttaatattagaataattatttacgcacttagtaaattaaatattcgatatatttattatttatattgtttaatattctcattatttatcttttttttttatgaatactTGAAAAAAGAATCACCAAGTTACAtaagaaaaaaatcaataataaattatataaatttaagaaTTTGTTTCTTACAAAAAGATTGATTATCCTACtgtaaaatttttattcaattataacatatttgattattctaataattaattaatttaaaaataggtgGAATAACATGtgtaaatatatatacaaaatatattGACTGAGTTATTAGTGCTGTTTTAgtgtttattgaatatttttattatgaaaatgaTATATTTAAAGGCGATCTGATGCTTAgacatttatattttattattgaattaattaaaatattggttttgtttttaatatttcaaATAAATCTTAAAGTTATTTCTAACGTTTAAactgttttatttaagtttttaacgtgttaaaattatttcaatatatattattttattgttagtaATTTATTAATAGAGTTAATGATATATAGAACACtattaagataattttaaaacatTAGAATCTTAAATAAGACAAAATGTTAGAAACAAAAGTTAtacatacttttaaaaaaattatcaatatttATGTATAATGAAAATTCAGGAGAggtttgatataaaaatttattcttaaaatattcttTATCAtgcatatttataaaattattttttattatttttaatatttaaatccaaaacgtattattttttataaaatttttcgaGGTGCGTATGCTTTGATCCTACTTCGAGTCTTATTCCTAAGCTTAACCTCGTAGAAATTCTCTTGCTTAGAGCTTTGTACTCCTTTCCAAAGCATCGGAGAAGTGGGACTAAATCCTAGTTTTCAGCATAAGTCAGATTGTGAGGCTAAATCACTGGTTTTTGAGGTAGATTCTTTCGCGCATCCAGGATCTGAAATCTCCTTTTTACAGTCTAGTTCTTTCAACGATTCCCCCGAAATCGAATTCTTTTTCAATGCAGAGTGCTCTCAGAGGCTGGGATTAATAGCCATCTTTCGTACATTTCATTGCGTATGTATATACAAAagagctctatatatatatatatatatatatatatatatatatatataaggttaaagttagattttttattatttgataatatattttttaattaaaacaacaaaaatagtATCAAATTAAAAACTATtgctaaataataaaaatgtgtTATCTTAATTTTAACTACACTTTCTAGACTTGTTaagattttaaataatatttaaatgataataaaaatcagtttaaaaatttaaaattaaattatttaatatttattaattattattaaaataattatataattttaaatataataaatatataactacagatgttatatgtataaaattataaatattatattatataaaataattttaaatattctctTTCTAGGATTTCCGAAATTTTAAGACCAACTTAGTTGTTACTATACACAAAGAGTATAACCTATTAGAACTAGAGTTACTACTAGTAATGGTAAAAAAATTAGGAAGTAATACGATCAGACGTTAAGTCCAAGTCTTATAATTATAAAACTATTAGAGAAGGAAGATGCTCTCATAAAAACGTGTAAAAtgtttttttataaagatatttatgtgttatattattattagatgtATTAGTGAAtcgattatttttaatttttttaataattagaataaaactgatttttttataacaataataataaatttaattgttaTCAGATTCGGTCGAATCCACTGAATTAtggtttttttgtattttttttaaacaaaaattaaggatatatttatctttttatcaaaaaatttaaacttaattCAATTTAGATGTGTAAATTAATAGAATCAAATTGGatcaaataattataatacagataattgagtttattattgttgttataataaaccaattttattctgatttgttaaaaaataaattattaactgatttaataaaaatgtttaatAATATCGTGACATATataaacgttaaaaaaaaaaagacatttttaatctttttatcaaAGGGATCTCCATTAGAGAAATATTGCACATCAACTAACCTTGTATAACCTCGTAACTGTACAAGATTCCCATGTAAATGCTTGTGAAATTTATTTATGAAGATCattgaattaaaattagaaaacaaatgtaaagtaaaagaaaaatcatGATAATTGTACCACCTATTATGTATATCTCTTACTTTTTATAaatcacttttaattaaaaaataaactataaataaaagatatacacAAAAAATAGTACATATAATAtttctcaaattaaaatatatggtATGTTGTAGAATATTAGACCTGAATAAGAAGAAGGGGAGTATCAATAACTCCTTCTGAACCGGGAACATCATGGAGGAGTTCTTCAAAGCATGGAAATGGAGGTTCAAGAGCATCCCCAAACTGATCAAGTGTGACATCAGCATCAGCTTCAATGAACATAACTCCTTCTTCGTTACAATCCACCATGAGTTTTCCATCAGGCCTTTCCCTAAGCCTACCAGCAAGTGGATAATAGAACACAAGTGCTTGTGCAATTGCATTCCTAATGATTTCAACTGGGTCTTTTCCTTCCATTGAAGGCTCACTACAGTAGAATTGTATGATCGGAATTTGGGCGCGAAGGCCGGCTTGCGAATCAATGTCGGATAGAATCTTGATTTCATGGGGTGTGGCCTTACAAGGAGCTACTAACTCTGGTTGTTTTCTGTGGACTGTGAAGACCAGAGAGGGAGATTCATGTTCTAGGGTCCGAGAAAAGGCCATTATTTGGATAACAACTCAATAAGGAGGAATATAATGTATGTATGTACTGTTGTGAAAGTGTGAAGAGCCTTCATTTATCTTACTGCAATTTATAGGAAAGTAAGATccgaaagaaagaaagataggATAGATATTATgtgattaatattattttttgaaaaagttatatCTAtgaataaatatatgtgtaatttaacttatttttaatatgtattttatattttatgtatagAAAAATGTTAGAGGGCCAttaagatttattattttttactatcaaTTAACTagtaatgtttaaaaatataaaatattaaaatatattgttgaattattaaacaaaaaaattgagttgataactaaaaataataataaaaaacaataaattataataattatctaACATTTTTCTTGCGTATATTCTACAccattaactaattttaatagatgTCTAACataattgtttatttttattttgtatttgaattaatattaacgaattttctattttcttacaCTAAAATTTTGATCCGTAATATTTCTCGAAAGATATTTGAACTAGGATCAGTATGGATGTTAACATTGAGCTCATTCATTTACTTATTATTAAGCGAGTTTcaaaatttattacaataaaattttataaaaaaaattaattattctgaaAAGTATCTGAAACGCTAATTTGAGcatgataagcggataatttatacgctttttggcattgtttttagtatgtttttagtatgttttagttagtttttagtatatttttattagtttttagttaaaattcacttttctggactttactatgactttgtgtgtttttctgtgatttcaggtattttctggctgaaattgagggacctgagcaaaaatctgattcagaggctgaaaaggactgcagatgctgttggattctgacctctctgcactcgaagtggattttctggagctacagaagcccaattggcgcgctctcaacagcgttggaaagtagacatcctgggctttccagcaatatataatagtccatactttgcccaagatttgatggcccaaaccggcgttccaaatcagctcaagaatgccccgcgttaaacgccggaactggcacaagaatgggagttaaacgcccaaaccggcacaaaagctggcgtttaactccaagagaagtctctacacgaaaatgcttcaatgctcagcccaagcacacaccaagtgggcccgaaagtggatttttatgtcatttactcatctttgtaaaccctaggctactagttctttataaataggacattttgctattgtattttcatcttggtagctatccttgttcttatgctatcttagatcattgggaggttggccattcggccatgcctgaaccttgttcttatgtattttcaacggtggagtttctacacaccatagattaaggtgtggagctctgctgtacctcgagtattaatgcaattactattgttcttctattcaattcagct includes:
- the LOC112710952 gene encoding benzyl alcohol O-benzoyltransferase, with protein sequence MAFSRTLEHESPSLVFTVHRKQPELVAPCKATPHEIKILSDIDSQAGLRAQIPIIQFYCSEPSMEGKDPVEIIRNAIAQALVFYYPLAGRLRERPDGKLMVDCNEEGVMFIEADADVTLDQFGDALEPPFPCFEELLHDVPGSEGVIDTPLLLIQVTRLKCGGFIFGLRFNHAMIDGVGIVTFMYTLSAFSHGAQDPPFTPIWRRELLTARDPPRVTCPHPEYDQLTDPNVTTLPTDLQQHSFFFGDSEVSTLRSLLPESLSSATTFQILTAFVWQCRTKALRFNPNDDVRMMCITDGRAKFNPPIPNSYYGNCLVLPAAVTTAGKLTEGTLGYPVGLIKEAIEKVDEEYIHSVADFMVTNGRPLFTTVRSCIVLDTTYAGFRGVDFGWGKALYGGLAKPGAGAFPAVNFHVPSQNEKGEEGILVLTCLPTQALKAFAKVMDEVLESNQTN